The window TTCAAGTTGAAAATTGGAGTTGTTTTTGGATTTTCGtgagtgatttggagtgaaaaCTGTTTTTTTGGAGTTTTTCGAATTCCGGAAAATTAGAACAATTCTATGTCCAAATAGTTTTCTGGGAAATAAGTGAAAACTATCCATGGCCAAACAGGCACTTAGAACCTTTATTAGATTTGATAAATCCAGATATAAAGGAATCAGGTTGAAGTACTTCCAGAAATGCAGTTTCCGAAAGTGAAAGATAAATGTCCACAAATCGTTAGGATATGATTTTAGAAGACAGCTAATTGTTGCATCACTTTCTTTTAGTATTTGCGTGTTTTCAAGATTTTGTTTAAGTGATCATGGCTCATGGATGATAGTATCATGCATGGATTTGTGATAACTTAGTATTGATTATGCAAGTTTATGTAACTTTCAGATGTATAAAACCCATCGTTGATCTTATATGTTTTCCCAGTTATCTTCTTCGGGTGTTAAGTTGACTCACATTTATTGGTTTTCTGTTAAGGTTCTTGTGGAAGCTTTTCCTCAATCCTTTGATGGGTGCACCTAAGCAGAAGTGGACTCCTGAAGAAGAAGCTGCTCTTAAAGCTGGGATCCTTAAATATGGGCCAGGCAAATGGCGTACAATTCTTAAGGATCCAGAATTTAGTGGAGTGCTGCATCTGCGTTCAAATGTTGATCTCAAGGTAGAGGTTTCGgtttattcttttattttttaattaattttattcagTGGATAGGAATTCTAGATGTTTCTCGAGTCAGATGATAGTTGTCCAGTATATTCTGTTCTCTATAGCTACTTGGTTAAGCTGAAAGTCTTAATACAACTATGTACCTTTGAGATGATGTACAGGACAAGTGGAGAAACATGAATGTGATGGCAAACGGCTGGGGTTCTCGAGATAAAGGAAGGTTGGCTTTGAAAAGGATGATTCAGGCCCCTGTGCAGGATGAGGTGGCTGTTACCTCGGCAGCTGAAAGTGATGAGGAAATACCTGAAGCAAGGCCAGCCACTACTTCTAGTGGCTCTCCGCAGTATGGTGGTTCAAGAAGATCTCTCCTAAGGTTATACTTGTTCAGTGATTCTTAGCTGTTACTGCACCATCCTCATGTTGTCATCTTGTAGTTTTATTTGTGCTTATGGATATCATTTGATGTTGGTTCTTCTCATATTCATCTTGGTTTTAAGAACTTTCACTTTTTCGAAATGGGGTTGCCGACATGTAGGTTTATCTAGTTTTTCAGCATTTTGAAGCTCGCAGAAGCTTGTCATTAAGCCTCATGCCTGAAAAATGGATGTTTATCATAAGTTCATCAACTTTCCATTTGTGTAGTCAGTATGATATTATAAACTATCGTTGGCAGCATTACATTTTATTTGTATATTTACTTAGGAAGAATGATCttaagataggggtaaggtctaccaATCAaaaaaaggtaggggtaaggtctacttacacaccaccctccccagacccacttgtgggattacactgggtctgcagttgttgttgttgttgtacttcgGAAGAATGATCTTCTCTAAGTTCTGCTGATTTGTTATTGTTATAGGTTGGATAATCTTATAATGGAGGCTATAGGCAACTTGAAGGAGCCAGGTGGTTCCAACAAGACTACCATTTCTACGTACATAGAGGTACTTGTCGGCTTTTTTGAGCTTCATGTGCGAGAAGTAAAGATACAAATTTTAAAGCAGTATTCATTAATTATTACCATGCATGGCATTCTTATTGACTTTGAAGGACCTGTAACATGTTATAATTTTGGAGTTTTGCTTCTTATTTTGCCATTACTAACATTCTGAATGGTGTTTGGAATTGGTGATTCGTGCATATTTGCTTCTGAGGCACTCTTGGAGTCGGTATAACCAaactttaggggtcgtttggtaggatgtTTTAGAGAAAATAATTCATGTATTAGCTTTGGTATTATTAATCCCTTGTTTGGTAGTGTTCTTCAACCTAtctataactaatacatgtattggttatacaccctattcagtactCTTCTAATACATAGCAACTCATGGTATTTCCAATACAAGGGTTATTAATACATGGATAAGCATGGTTAAAGACAGAACTGCCCTTAATACACTAAACCAAACGGTGGATGAGGAATAATCCCAACATTAGTCCCTAGCATTActaatacaccctattcagtactatCCTTATACACtctaccaaatgaccccttagtGTGCTTTAGTCATTGGTGTGGCACTGGTTATATGTCTGCGGCTTGTAAAGCCTTTTAATGAAGAAAAAAGAGTGAGCTCGCTTCTTCAATGCCGTTATCTTAGTCTAGGATATCGAGAATGACTGGAAACAAGACCAGATATAATTTGATCATTTAGCCATTGGGTTTTGTTGCTCGGCTGTAACTCCTATACGCAAGACTCAACTGCATTAGAAAGTGTACTTGCAAAATACCTCATCTATCTGTCCTAGAGTATGTATCcactttaatatatatatatggaatggTACATGGACCAACTGTAACATGAATCTGGTAGTGCTATATTGTGCTATATTAACATTATTTTATATATGATCTTGATTCCTTTATTATAGAGATTGCCCGCATTCCCCAAAGTAAGGGCTTTCGTAAGCTGGTTTCCCATATAATTGTTGGCTTGTCCATCCTGACTAGAACATAGAACTTTCTGGTAAATAACCCAAACAGGTTAACACTGCTGCAGTTTCACTTCCTAGCATAATCATGACTTATTACTGGATCTGTTAGTTTATTTACGCAATATAGCTGTTTCCATTTTGTAGGACCAATTTTGGGCACCTCCAAACTTTAAAAGGCTACTGTCGGCAAAACTGAAGTATTTAACTGCAACTGGAAAACTCATAAAGGTGATTTTCAGTTGTGTTCTGAGCATTTTTTAGTTAGATCATCTTACCCTAAGCTTAGAATTTGCACTTGGATTCAAGCTTTGGAATGATCGGCTGTTACTTGTGCTCTTCATGGTTGATCATAATACTCGCAGTATAGTTCTTCTGCAGATGAAGCGGAAGTATAAAATGGCACCTAAATTTACATTCTCTGACAGAAGAAGAAACCTGTTCGTTCCCCTCCTGGATAGCAATCAGAGGATCTCTTCTAAGGTTGACGGGGATGACATAAACATGCTCACTAAATCTCAGATAGATTTAGAGTTAGCAAAGATGAGTAGTATGTCACCTCAAGATGCAGCTGCTGCTGCAGCACAAGCAGTTGCGGAAGCAGACGTTGCTATAGCCGAAGCTGAGGCGGCAAATAGGGAGGCTGAGGCTGCTGAAGCGGATGCTGAAGCTGCACAAGCATTTGCAGAAGCTGCAACGAAGACACTACAAGGGAGAAGCATCCCAAGGATGGTAAGACATCATTAGTGTCAGTAACCTGGTCTTTTCTAATTGCATCTACTGCCTCCTCATCCTCCTCCTCTcctcatttctttcttttcttttgtggttGGAGTCATTTTGGCTCAATGTCTAGAAATAATCTACTTGGACAACCCTTGGTACCATTGTGCATGATTTTCAGTTCCCCTTAAAGTTAAGATGAGATTTTTTACTAATTTAAAAATAAAGGGCACTACTTAAGTTTGTGTTCTTAAGCAGCTGAAATATACCTTAGTATAAGTAATAGAGTTGGGAACTATCTTGTTGCCATGCTTAATCTTCCTCTGGCCGCATTAGTTTCTATTTCGACTGCTGTCACTTTGTCAATGTACTGTTGTGAAATTGGCATGTACCATCTGCTTAAATTAAATAGTTTGTGAACTGCTGCACTTAGCTCTGTGTAATACAATCTCAACAACCTGTATTATGGTGAGAATTGGAAGCTCTAGGCATCAGATACTAAAGCATTCTACTTTTCTACTTATTTTGGCACGTGAAGATTTATGAACTCACTCTTTTGAGAGTGAggcttgtatttttttttcttgggggAGGGCGTTGGATGTGGAGGAGAGAATTCAGAGGGGCACAATGAAGTGTGAGGAAGCTGCTGAAGCATGTCAGCCTGCATTAGTAGGTAATCTTGGCGGTTACAACAGGTTTTGGTAGAGGGGTGCTGGCTGAGAAGTTGGAATGATATGgttctagagcccgtttggattggcttataagttagcttataagctattttcagcttttttgagtgtttggctggccagcttaaagtcattttatgcttaaaataagctcaaaaaaataattggacccatttgacttagtttatctaaagcagcttataagctgaaaacagcttataagccaaaaaaaataagttggactaccccaacttatttttttcagcttataagctgcaaacagctttaagctgtaagccaatccaaacgggctcctagtcTTCATATTCCAAGGCACTAACAGTCATACATATctgtacacacacacatatttaatttttttttttttctctttaaatGTTCCATCAACGTAAATGTGATGTAGAATTCTTGTAAGTTAATTAGGAGGGTAATGATACCTACATACTACCAACTCTCTGCCATAGTTGATAGAATTTCAGCTGTGTAACTTTCTGTGTCTCGATGCAGCAATTGATTTATCCTCACTACTTTGTTGTGTGAAAGCCTGGTCACTACTTGTTTCTTATTCCCATTTTTAATTGTTTACTCTACCTGAAAATGTGTAGACGATACGGGCTTGATTGAACTTTCAGAGGTTGTGCTAGATACGCGAGTTAAGAGCTTTGCTGGATTTTCTTCCAGTATGATATTTTTGTTTGCTCAGCTAACTCGCTTGTTATTGTTAGCTTGTAAATATGGTAAAAAAGTTTGTGGGAATGGAATAATCCAGAAAATGTATACTCCAGCGTGGTGTCAGCAGTGAGGTCTTTCTGATAGTAGGAATTTGTATCTCCCTTTCACCTGGACAAGGCTGGAGACTGTCAGCAAATTGTTGTTTTCGTATTAAGGCTGATGAGCAGTTTCTGGTAGCTGGTGGAGTTTTCTGCGGACTGTGTGTCACGGGTAGGAACTCATGAATAAAGTAGTATGGGCGATCACACTGTTCTTTTTTAAATGTATACAGACGTGGATTCATTCAGTGAACATATTGAAGAGAGATGATTTGACGGATAGTATTGGCGAAAAGTATATACTGTATTGTATCAACTGCTTTGTTTGAGTTTGCATAGCTTTTTGTTACTAAATACCCATCCGTCGAAAAGACTAGAGGAGTTTGGTTGACAGTTGATAGTTGTACAGTTGGTCTCCGGTATCTGCCTCTTAATCTCACTGTGTTTCTCTACGTGCAAACTTTGTAATTGTTCATAACAGTATCATTGAGAGTTATCTCGAATGTTACAGCTTAGTGATCTTTATACCAAGATGGTCTTTGGCTGTGTAAGGCTCACTAATTTGATGCTTTCATGGATGGTCTGTTGATTGTTTCCTCATGATGATTTTGGTTTGTTGATTTGTAGTTTTCTATTGCATAATCCTTACTTTCAGCTTAGATAAAAGCATTGAAGCACTTATGCTTCAATATTCACTTCGGGCGGAggcactttaaaaaaaaacaaaaaaacaaataattGTATTTTCGTAAACAATCCTTTAACTTTGTCTTACCTTAAAGCATAGTCAATAAAAAATTATGGCATCACCTGTTAAACGGCTGTCGATTGTTTAAAAAAATTTAACATTTCTTTGAGCCCTCTGTTTGCGACAGTTTGGCCCCTAAAGATCATGACTCTAAACAATCTAGACAGATGAGATAAAAGAAAAACCTGCATCTCATGACACTCTGACCCAAGAGATGAAGTAACTTTTAATATTTCACACCAAAGAAAAATCCATAAGAATCTGTACAAACGAAAATGGAAAAGGATAACTATAATATACTTAATGACAACAAAATCAAGTATTACTAAAATGAGCTGAAGGGTTGACATGCAAAATGATAACGAGAAATAAAAGGAGAGATCATAACGAGGAAATTTGTCAGGCAGTCCTCTTCCcttatactccctctatttcaatttatgtgaacccatttccTTATTAATCTGTGCCAAAAACAATGActtctttctatatttggaaacaatttacctttatgcaatgatttatagccacacaaaatatatgtgactcattttacACCagaagtttaaaagtcttctctacttgtgcctagtcaaatgggttcacataaattgaaatggatggAGTATTATTCAACAAGCATGCATAAATGCTTATGTTGAGTTATTGCTGACCATTGTAAAAACCAATTGATAGTGGGTCAAAAGGACACTCTACACTAAGTGGGCATTTGGTCTAGTGGTATGATTCTCGCTTTGGGTGCGAGAGGTCCCGAGTTTGATTCCCGGAATGCCCCACTAATGCTATCTTTTGGCCTTTTTGTTTAGCTAAGATCCTTGTAGTCAGATGAACAAGCATCTATCTTTCCTCTTCGTTAACAATTTGATTTTAATACTTTTACTTATGGGAATGCGTATGAATTGACGTAGATGCTTGAATTTTACTGGACCACTATCAATAAAGCTGTCAAAATGAGCCAGTCCAATTCAACTCAAACCCTGCGGGCCAAAAGCATGCCAGCCCTTCATTTAAAAGGGTCTTAAAATGGCTAGGCCAACCCAGCCCTAGAAGCGCTATGGGCTAGGGCTAGCCCTTCATTTTTCTCAAtctttgttttaaagaaaatatcTTTTCAACCTAAATTCAAGCTTATAAGTATATCAATTTGTTAACATTTCTAACACAGATTTTATAGAAGTACATAATTCTACGAACTTATAACATATTCAACAACAAACGTCAGGCACATTCGAATCTGTATGTGATAAGTTGTCAAaattaacattttcatctttatcTACATTCATATACAAAACTAATTAGTTAAACACTATCAAATAACTACATTTCAAAAACTAATAATATTTATTCCCTTAAAAATATTACCATTTTGAATTTGGGTAAAGACGTGCAATCAATTTCGAGCAACAACAAGTATTTGGACATTTTCATGATGATTGCaacttgtatatatatacatgctggTTAGAAATTTTAGTATTGGGGATTTAACGCTAAATGAGTAAAGTATTGTGCAAGATATTAATACTTATTCAGTAATCACTAttcatagtttttttttaatttaatttaaattaataGCCTTTTGGCTAACGGGCCGGCCTCAGTCAAGCCTCAAGGGCCAGCATATTTTTggggtggcctttaatttttgtccatcaaaATTAAAGTATTTAACTTTTGCTTTCGCCTAAAACCTCAAGGTTTCGGGTTCGAATCTTTGCTcaggcaaaaattaaaaaaaaaaattctaggcATAGGTTGCCTACAAACTCTGCCCCAtcctgcaaaactctaccttaaggcagagtttgcaggCAAATTATGCCTGATAAGGCAAAGTtacctgcaaaactctacctcaaGGCAGAGTTTGCAAGAAAATTATGCCTGATAGGGCAGAGGTTGCCTGCAAATTATGCctcaaggtagagttttgcaggcaaactatgccttagcaaactctaccttaaggcaaagttttgaaggcaaaattctaccttaaggcagagtttcgcAGGCAAAACTCTGTCTTACGAATCCAAGTTCTACCaagtgaatttttttaaaaacaaattaactgagcggggattcgaacccggGACCTAGAAGTTTAAGGCAAAGGGCAAAACtgaaagaccagcaatttgaggggaaaaaattaaagaccagtgcatttgaagggcactccgTACAAAAAATGAATTTAAATTGACTTAAAATATCTTAGCCCTACTCTACCCCAATAGCAGGCTAGGTTGGATTGGTCTCAAGTAAACCTGTCAACTGGGCCGGTTGAACCGGTTGAAACCGGTGACCGGAATAGGCTCAACCGGTCCCGGACCCGGACCCGGATCACCGGTTCCCGGTTGATGGTTAACCGTCATTGACGGTCCGATTACGGTTTCAAAAAAGGTCAACTGGTGAATCGGTTAACCggtgaaacaaaaaaaaaaatagccgtTGAAGGGCCGCTGCCCAACAGTCCAATTTGTATTTTTGGCCGTTGGCAACAGCCAAAATTGAGGTATTTGGCCCCCCACCACCCCCAACCCccccaaatttttatttttaacactttaacccctcccctACTCCTATATAAATCCctctccattttattttcatccacACCAATTTTTTCTtctcaatttctctcaattat is drawn from Lycium barbarum isolate Lr01 chromosome 8, ASM1917538v2, whole genome shotgun sequence and contains these coding sequences:
- the LOC132606477 gene encoding telomere repeat-binding factor 1-like isoform X3, yielding MGAPKQKWTPEEEAALKAGILKYGPGKWRTILKDPEFSGVLHLRSNVDLKDKWRNMNVMANGWGSRDKGRLALKRMIQAPVQDEVAVTSAAESDEEIPEARPATTSSGSPQYGGSRRSLLRLDNLIMEAIGNLKEPGGSNKTTISTYIEDQFWAPPNFKRLLSAKLKYLTATGKLIKMKRKYKMAPKFTFSDRRRNLFVPLLDSNQRISSKVDGDDINMLTKSQIDLELAKMSSMSPQDAAAAAAQAVAEADVAIAEAEAANREAEAAEADAEAAQAFAEAATKTLQGRSIPRMTIRA
- the LOC132606477 gene encoding telomere repeat-binding factor 1-like isoform X2, translating into MGAPKQKWTPEEEAALKAGILKYGPGKWRTILKDPEFSGVLHLRSNVDLKDKWRNMNVMANGWGSRDKGRLALKRMIQAPVQDEVAVTSAAESDEEIPEARPATTSSGSPQYGGSRRSLLRLDNLIMEAIGNLKEPGGSNKTTISTYIEDQFWAPPNFKRLLSAKLKYLTATGKLIKMKRKYKMAPKFTFSDRRRNLFVPLLDSNQRISSKVDGDDINMLTKSQIDLELAKMSSMSPQDAAAAAAQAVAEADVAIAEAEAANREAEAAEADAEAAQAFAEAATKTLQGRSIPRMLVNMVKKFVGME
- the LOC132606477 gene encoding telomere repeat-binding factor 1-like isoform X1 — translated: MGAPKQKWTPEEEAALKAGILKYGPGKWRTILKDPEFSGVLHLRSNVDLKDKWRNMNVMANGWGSRDKGRLALKRMIQAPVQDEVAVTSAAESDEEIPEARPATTSSGSPQYGGSRRSLLRLDNLIMEAIGNLKEPGGSNKTTISTYIEDQFWAPPNFKRLLSAKLKYLTATGKLIKMKRKYKMAPKFTFSDRRRNLFVPLLDSNQRISSKVDGDDINMLTKSQIDLELAKMSSMSPQDAAAAAAQAVAEADVAIAEAEAANREAEAAEADAEAAQAFAEAATKTLQGRSIPRMGVGCGGENSEGHNEV